The Rhodopseudomonas palustris genome window below encodes:
- a CDS encoding glycosyltransferase, which translates to MRVLFNTYPWAFATPGGGEIQLLKYAEHLPAQGVDVVLHDIWKPAFDQVSLVHFFGCLGGSIQFCGYAKSRGLPLVITSSLWITEETAHRYPMDEIRAQLSLADLIITNSNTESDTLARVFSLPRERFTAVMNGVEPRFAGPHDPALFRERFGIEGPFVLNVGNVEARKNQLGLLRAMAGHDMPTVVIGHIREPDYGRQMLAEGGGQLRYLGPLDHGDPLLASAYAACSAFVLPSTLETPGLAALEAAAAGAPLVVTSEGSTRDYFGDHAQYVRHDDPADIRRGVDAALAAGPGSELQSHILSNFSWSAVTATLVDVYRRVARG; encoded by the coding sequence ATGCGGGTTCTGTTCAACACCTATCCCTGGGCCTTCGCCACGCCGGGCGGCGGCGAGATCCAGCTTCTGAAATATGCCGAGCATCTGCCGGCGCAGGGCGTCGACGTCGTGCTGCACGACATCTGGAAGCCGGCCTTCGATCAGGTGTCGCTGGTGCACTTCTTCGGCTGCCTCGGCGGGTCGATCCAGTTCTGCGGCTACGCCAAGAGCCGCGGCCTGCCGCTGGTGATCACCTCGTCGCTGTGGATCACCGAGGAGACCGCGCATCGCTATCCGATGGACGAAATTCGTGCGCAGCTCTCGCTCGCGGATCTGATCATCACCAATTCGAACACCGAGTCCGACACTTTGGCGCGGGTGTTCTCGCTGCCGCGCGAGCGCTTCACCGCGGTGATGAACGGCGTCGAGCCGCGCTTCGCGGGGCCACATGATCCGGCGCTGTTCCGCGAACGCTTCGGCATCGAAGGTCCGTTCGTGCTGAATGTCGGCAATGTCGAGGCGCGCAAGAACCAGCTCGGCCTGCTGCGCGCGATGGCAGGCCACGACATGCCGACGGTGGTGATCGGGCACATCCGGGAACCGGATTACGGGCGGCAGATGCTGGCCGAGGGCGGGGGGCAGCTTCGCTATCTCGGTCCGCTCGACCATGGCGATCCGCTGCTGGCGTCGGCATACGCCGCCTGTTCGGCCTTCGTGCTGCCGTCGACGCTGGAGACCCCGGGGCTGGCCGCGCTGGAGGCCGCCGCCGCCGGTGCGCCGCTGGTCGTCACCTCCGAGGGATCGACCCGCGATTATTTCGGCGACCACGCGCAATATGTCCGCCACGACGATCCGGCCGACATCCGGCGCGGCGTCGACGCAGCGCTGGCGGCGGGGCCGGGGAGCGAACTGCAGTCACATATTCTGAGCAATTTTTCCTGGTCGGCCGTGACCGCGACCCTGGTCGACGTGTATCGCCGGGTGGCGCGCGGCTAG
- a CDS encoding phenylacetate--CoA ligase family protein, whose amino-acid sequence MLRLVVNGVKGLAAGLVAYPIAERLEGRDIRSKRRLFAAEMALPFAQRRAHSWAAAIDMVRFAAVNVPYYRDLFSNIGFDPENLARDPKYWMDIPHLTKDIIRAEGERLLRSDHANFKKFDAKTGGSTGPSAHIYYDQDGADWTSAVVRYARDRIGNHHMRSELHFASKFPDEIPWKAKLREDFKCFAMNRYNIFFSTFEPDELEAIWQKIRSIRPHLVHGHPSTIYQLALHVEARHGGGKAFSIFESSGELLEKKQRETIARALRCKVIDRYGLAEAGVVAYQTDPHRSALDVFDPLCWPEVTPVEGGAELEDVPGASRGELMITTLKNRLMPLIRYRTGDLAVLSETTDGFFIHELMGRVHDVIQIAGRQLPTHYVQDVLDRVGGIKEFQIVMRDGKPVFRLVPEDGADVEGIRSRLSGWWGDATGIEFIAPSELKLQGWRGKFRHFVPDAAE is encoded by the coding sequence ATGCTTCGTTTGGTCGTGAACGGCGTGAAGGGTCTGGCCGCCGGTCTGGTGGCCTATCCGATCGCCGAGCGTCTCGAAGGCCGTGATATCCGATCCAAGCGGCGATTGTTCGCGGCCGAGATGGCGCTGCCGTTCGCGCAGCGCCGGGCGCATTCATGGGCCGCGGCGATCGATATGGTGCGGTTCGCCGCCGTCAACGTTCCCTATTATCGCGACCTGTTCTCCAACATCGGCTTCGATCCCGAAAATCTCGCGCGCGATCCGAAGTACTGGATGGATATTCCGCATCTGACCAAGGACATCATCCGCGCCGAAGGCGAACGGCTGTTGCGCAGCGACCACGCGAATTTCAAGAAATTCGACGCCAAGACCGGCGGCTCCACCGGTCCGTCGGCGCATATCTACTACGATCAGGACGGCGCGGACTGGACCTCGGCCGTGGTGCGCTACGCCCGCGACCGCATCGGCAATCACCACATGCGCTCGGAGCTGCATTTCGCCAGCAAGTTTCCGGATGAAATTCCGTGGAAGGCGAAGCTGCGCGAAGACTTCAAATGCTTCGCGATGAACCGCTACAACATCTTCTTCTCGACCTTCGAGCCGGACGAGCTCGAAGCGATCTGGCAGAAGATCCGGTCGATCCGGCCGCACCTGGTGCATGGCCATCCGTCGACGATCTATCAGCTCGCGCTGCACGTCGAGGCCCGCCACGGCGGCGGCAAGGCGTTCAGCATCTTCGAATCCTCGGGCGAATTGCTGGAGAAAAAGCAGCGCGAGACCATCGCGCGCGCGCTCCGCTGCAAGGTGATCGATCGCTACGGTCTCGCCGAGGCGGGCGTCGTTGCCTATCAGACCGATCCGCACCGCTCGGCGCTCGACGTATTCGATCCGCTGTGCTGGCCGGAAGTGACGCCGGTCGAAGGCGGCGCCGAACTTGAAGACGTGCCCGGCGCCAGCCGTGGCGAATTGATGATCACCACGCTGAAGAACCGGCTGATGCCGCTGATCCGCTATCGCACCGGCGATCTCGCGGTGCTGAGCGAGACTACCGACGGCTTCTTCATCCACGAACTGATGGGCCGGGTGCACGACGTCATCCAGATCGCCGGCCGCCAGTTGCCAACTCACTACGTCCAGGACGTGCTCGACCGCGTCGGCGGCATCAAGGAGTTCCAGATCGTGATGCGCGACGGCAAGCCGGTGTTCCGTCTGGTGCCCGAAGACGGCGCCGACGTCGAAGGCATCCGCTCCCGGCTCAGCGGCTGGTGGGGCGACGCCACCGGCATCGAGTTCATCGCCCCGAGCGAGCTGAAGCTACAGGGCTGGCGCGGCAAGTTCCGGCACTTCGTGCCGGACGCGGCCGAATAG